Proteins from one Syngnathus scovelli strain Florida chromosome 9, RoL_Ssco_1.2, whole genome shotgun sequence genomic window:
- the LOC125975749 gene encoding dual specificity protein kinase CLK2 isoform X2, which translates to MGKTELRSVCKSFLDCLCLCLSRGSGEAAADSTRDTENGHLVYQNGDVLDERYEILDTLGEGTFGKVVQCLDHSSGRPIALKIIKNIDKYREAAKLEINVLEKISRKDQHKLYHCVQMLDWFNFFGHMCISFELLSLSTFDFQKGNNFLPYPIHHIRHMAQQICRAVCFLHDNRLTHTDLKPENILFVNSDYSVIYNADKQCNEKRINDSTVRLVDFGSATFDLEHHSSVISTRHYRAPEVILELGWSHPCDVWSIGCILFEYYKGFTLYQTHDNKEHLAMMEHIHGPIPQRMVQRSRKQIYFHSGRLNWNECTKSGRYVKARCKPLRKHLLSQGREHHQFFDLLERMLEYEPSKRISLSSALSHPFFLQPQQSARARTSRNSCNLGP; encoded by the exons ATGGGCAAGACGGAGTTGCGCTCCGTCTGCAAAAGCTTCCTGGACTGTCTTTGCCTCTGCTTGTCG CGAGGAAGTGGCGAAGCGGCAGCCGACAGCACCCGAGACACCGAGAACGGCCACCTGGTCTACCAAAACGGAGACGTCCTGGACGAGCGAT ATGAGATCCTGGACACGCTGGGCGAAGGGACATTTGGCAAGGTGGTGCAATGTTTGGACCACAGCAG CGGGCGTCCGATTGCCCTGAAGATTATTAAGAACATTGACAAGTACAGAGAAGCGGCCAAACTGGAGATAAACGTGCTGGAGAAAATTAGCCGCAAAGATCAGCACAAATTATA TCACTGCGTGCAGATGCTGGACTGGTTCAACTTCTTTGGCCACATGTGCATCTCCTTTGAGCTCCTTTCTCTGAGTACCTTTGACTTCCAGAAAGGCAACAACTTCCTGCCTTACCCTATCCACCACATCCGACACATGGCTCAGCAGATCTGCCGCGCCGTCTGCT TTCTCCATGACAACAGGCTGACTCACACCGACCTGAAGCCAGAGAACATCCTCTTTGTCAACTCTGACTATTCTGTCATATACAACGCTGACAAG CAGTGCAACGAGAAGCGAATCAACGACAGCACGGTGCGCTTGGTGGATTTTGGCAGTGCCACTTTTGACCTCGAGCACCACTCAAGCGTCATCTCCACGCGCCACTACCGAGCCCCCGAGGTCATCCTGG AGCTGGGCTGGAGTCACCCTTGCGACGTGTGGAGCATAGGCTGCATCCTGTTTGAGTACTACAAAGGATTCACGCTCTACCAG ACTCATGACAACAAGGAGCATCTTGCCATGATGGAACATATCCATGGGCCGATTCCTCAGAGAATGGTTCAAAGGAGCAG GAAGCAGATCTATTTCCACTCTGGCCGCCTCAACTGGAACGAGTGCACCAAGTCTGGACGCTACGTTAAAGCCAGGTGCAAGCCTTTGCGG aagcacctgctatcacagggCAGGGAACACCATCAATTTTTTGACCTTCTGGAGAGGATGCTGGAGTACGAGCCTTCCAAACGCATATCTCTCTCCTCTGCTTTGAGCCACCCTTTCTTTCTGCAACCCCAACAGTCAGCAAGGGCTCGGACGTCTCGAAATAGCTGCAACTTGGGCCCGTGA
- the LOC125975749 gene encoding dual specificity protein kinase CLK2 isoform X1, with amino-acid sequence MEIEPDTSKERGSGEAAADSTRDTENGHLVYQNGDVLDERYEILDTLGEGTFGKVVQCLDHSSGRPIALKIIKNIDKYREAAKLEINVLEKISRKDQHKLYHCVQMLDWFNFFGHMCISFELLSLSTFDFQKGNNFLPYPIHHIRHMAQQICRAVCFLHDNRLTHTDLKPENILFVNSDYSVIYNADKQCNEKRINDSTVRLVDFGSATFDLEHHSSVISTRHYRAPEVILELGWSHPCDVWSIGCILFEYYKGFTLYQTHDNKEHLAMMEHIHGPIPQRMVQRSRKQIYFHSGRLNWNECTKSGRYVKARCKPLRKHLLSQGREHHQFFDLLERMLEYEPSKRISLSSALSHPFFLQPQQSARARTSRNSCNLGP; translated from the exons atggaaatagaGCCCGACACCTCCAAAGAG CGAGGAAGTGGCGAAGCGGCAGCCGACAGCACCCGAGACACCGAGAACGGCCACCTGGTCTACCAAAACGGAGACGTCCTGGACGAGCGAT ATGAGATCCTGGACACGCTGGGCGAAGGGACATTTGGCAAGGTGGTGCAATGTTTGGACCACAGCAG CGGGCGTCCGATTGCCCTGAAGATTATTAAGAACATTGACAAGTACAGAGAAGCGGCCAAACTGGAGATAAACGTGCTGGAGAAAATTAGCCGCAAAGATCAGCACAAATTATA TCACTGCGTGCAGATGCTGGACTGGTTCAACTTCTTTGGCCACATGTGCATCTCCTTTGAGCTCCTTTCTCTGAGTACCTTTGACTTCCAGAAAGGCAACAACTTCCTGCCTTACCCTATCCACCACATCCGACACATGGCTCAGCAGATCTGCCGCGCCGTCTGCT TTCTCCATGACAACAGGCTGACTCACACCGACCTGAAGCCAGAGAACATCCTCTTTGTCAACTCTGACTATTCTGTCATATACAACGCTGACAAG CAGTGCAACGAGAAGCGAATCAACGACAGCACGGTGCGCTTGGTGGATTTTGGCAGTGCCACTTTTGACCTCGAGCACCACTCAAGCGTCATCTCCACGCGCCACTACCGAGCCCCCGAGGTCATCCTGG AGCTGGGCTGGAGTCACCCTTGCGACGTGTGGAGCATAGGCTGCATCCTGTTTGAGTACTACAAAGGATTCACGCTCTACCAG ACTCATGACAACAAGGAGCATCTTGCCATGATGGAACATATCCATGGGCCGATTCCTCAGAGAATGGTTCAAAGGAGCAG GAAGCAGATCTATTTCCACTCTGGCCGCCTCAACTGGAACGAGTGCACCAAGTCTGGACGCTACGTTAAAGCCAGGTGCAAGCCTTTGCGG aagcacctgctatcacagggCAGGGAACACCATCAATTTTTTGACCTTCTGGAGAGGATGCTGGAGTACGAGCCTTCCAAACGCATATCTCTCTCCTCTGCTTTGAGCCACCCTTTCTTTCTGCAACCCCAACAGTCAGCAAGGGCTCGGACGTCTCGAAATAGCTGCAACTTGGGCCCGTGA